CTGggaaatgtaataaatgtagAAATAGAACTAATTTACCAGAAGGATGTTGATTTCCCTTTTCTGAAAAGATAATGGTCTTCTATGCAGCAATTATTCCAATTCAACCCATGCTTGAACTTATGGTAGTTATATTATATTGGAAATCTAAAGGAGTATGTAACCAGTTGCATGCAgtatattttgcaatattaaaCACCTTTCGTTCTAAACCTTGAGCCTTGAATTTATTGAGTTGTATGATACCCTTTTAGCCCGAATTACCTAATTGAATGTTATGTGACACCAGCATTAATAAACTTTAACAAGTATGTTTTTCCTGATACATTCCAAAAgcaatatttgaaataaataactaTCACTTTCGTTTAATACATTCCAAAAGCTTATGAATTAGAAACAGCTGTTGCAGTGGATTTGAGGCTGCATAAACTCGGTAGCAACACAAATCTGAAATATTGATAATGAACAAGATATTGAAGAAAAGAGACTGATGGAATCTTTTGTGGAACAGTTTGTATTTAACCTTTAATGAAGGAAATTTGCATTAAGAATTCATTAGCAAAAGAATTTAGAATAGCTCATCTAAGCATTGAATATTGGATTGAAGATTTGAACTGATTCACAGTATATTTTACGTCTATATAGGATTGAAGATCTTGTGGAATTGCAGCAGGCACATCAAGAAGAAAATCGGATGAATTTTGATAGTTTGAGTCTTGGCTTGgatgagaaagagaagaagattcAACCTGATGATGATTAGTTGACTTAGTTTGTTTCTGGTTTTCTGttttgttaatgttatttatttcgTGATGTCATTTGAATAATAAGTGGTAATTTATGTTCTGATTTTCATGAATGGTTGAGGTATGGgacatggttttttttttatcgtatATAATGTCATATCTTGTTTGCaaaattttaccttttctcTTGAATTAACATTAGCCTTTACTATTAATGTTTTGACATCTTTTTACTATGacaaaaatgattaaaagtacgattgtttttcttgttttcactATTCACGTAAAATCACattgtatatattaaattttaattttatagctTATAGTAAAAAGTGCCATGATATCTCATACCTAATTTTTAATGATGaaggaatgattttttttttttttaaatagctGCCTAATTATATTCTCTATAGCTTTTTTTACTTTAGGCTGAACTAAACTAGAccacatatataaaaatgtttccTAAACATACAACAATTTAGTAAGTGTGGCCTAAAAATTACCAAAATCCATtagatcataatattttaacaattctttttaataattttttgacaaatgtgttactattttatcagtttttatatttgaaatgaatcaatcacaaactatcataTAAACGATTATATAATTGTTGATTTCAGATTGGATCAACAGATAAATTTTAACTCTTAAATATActcttttagattttttttctgttttttttttagaaattttaagcGTGTGACTTACTTATTTCTATAATAGATCATATTGTTGAGGAAGTAGAGTAGGTAAATCAAgttaattataacaaatattttattagaataattatttaattttctattgtTAATTCAAtctcttaattttttgtttttgggttttaattaaagaaaagggTCCACaatgaataattaaatcttttaagaatttgaataatataatttgagttttttttttcaagtgtaAAGGAACGATTTTATTAGTAGACACGCTATCTTTATGTAAAGGTAGTTAAATAAATAcgtctatttgtgtttgtaaTATGATAAGTGAAATGTACTACTATTGAAAAATGTAGTCATTAGAATATTGTTGGTATAAAATCAAGAAGTTGACGTACAAAAATATATTGGAGCACTAGAAGATCTAGTACTTAgagaacatataaaaaataaaaagaaaaaagaaaacatagcaTGATAAAGGATACTATATATTAATCGGTTCTTGAGAATTATATACAAGAATCAAATGCACTAATTcacataaaatttatgaaaatcaCACATTCAAACAAGAAAGTGAGAATTACATATAATTCAATTGTTTGAAGTTCTTGAACTTTAGTAAGATTACATTGTATCTAGACTAGTAATGTCATTACTAACACTGtaatgtaataatataatattttaactaacTATTAGAAGAATCATCTAATAACAGCTCAAGAATAGATGTTGTGTATCGGATGATCTAGTGAGTAATAAGTCCTCCTATATCACTAAGTATATTTAAGTGTTACTAGAAAATTACTACCAACAattaatattcattattaaattcatACGAACAATTCAATAAATTCAAACTTTGTTTGAGATTGatattgttttgattttataaattattactatttgaTTACATACTATGTTAAGTAAATTATGTATGgataatgaaatagaaaaatatacttggacaaattaaaaacatatgagaatgaaaataaatatctataatatataaagagagaTATCAATTCTATTACTTctataaatgataattttcattataatattaatgtatatatagTGTATGTattacttaataattattataaatactataTACCATGTAAGAACCTGTTTTTCTAgtttacaaaaattgattttaattaaagttaaaatgtCAAGTTAGgtctaataatataaaataaattttcattagtggtcttaccttttttaaaaaggagtcaattgaacagttttttcaaaaagtgggatcaattgttactagaaaaaaaaaagtaggaccatattgaacaaaacctcctaAACTAAGGACCAAAAGTGGTATTAagccttattttttttttaaatttcactatttttaaatttctttttctctttatgtTCTTTATAAGTTTCTAGAGTCTTAATCCTCCTAGTTGAGAAGTAATGTCTTCGacctttttaattaattatatttttattttggagtaAGTTCTCCTCTTCGTTTCTAACACATGCAATAAATTCTTCTTTATATGGTTTTATATGATTTGATTGTTAATGAACCATGTTATGAGTTATACATGAAAATGTGATTttgtttccaaaaataaaatgtgaattgatgtttaaaataaataaaaattgagtaATGAATTTTGGAAACTAGTTAAGTAATATTTTGTATGTTGGTTAGGCATAGACACTTGACGGTTGTGTTAGTCACTTAAGTGATAGTATTTCTTGTAAGTATATAGTATTATCATTAAAGTGTGTATTTGATTAATGAAGTGATACAACCTTTTGCTCAAGTTATGACTTAAGATTTGAGTGAAAGATGTTGAAAGAATTCTTTTCCTCATGAAACTCTTTAAGCAACGGTCAATTactaatgaaaaagtagaatttgaAACTTAGCCGCTTGATGGATCAAACCATGTTGCTCAATAGATAGTGTAACACTTGATTAATAAAGAATTAATATTGATTCTCTCTACACAAAAAAGTAtaagattcaagaaaaataaaatatctagaAAGATGATATGGGTgtaacattattaattaaaataagaaataatgaGTTTTATAGAAGTGAAACTTGACAAAGttggttaaagtttattatgGGTTGGAGGTTATGTGTTCGATTTTTATTGTATGCATATGacatgttttaattctttttatttttataatatttgaacttCTAGTATGTGATGTTATTTGTATTGTTTGTTATGTATATGTATGATAAGATAAATGTGATAATCTATTTGGTTTGGTGTGTGGTATGAAGTTTGAGGGTGGTGAGTTTGAACCTTTGTTAGagcataaatatatttttttaggtttttataattatgtatgGATACGGTTGATCATGTGATTATTGGTGTTTGGTTGTTCTTTAGGTTgttcaattttgatatttattttgtgttgaGTGGTTATGGGTAAATGTTATTGTATTGAGGTTTTATATGATTTGTTGCAATTTTGTTTAGGTATAAGATATAATTGCCTTACTTTAGTAAACAAGTGGTGTGATATATAGTAGGTTATGGAGAatgtcatatattttttatattacttgatggTAATATAATTTGGTGTTTCATGAATATGACTATATTTCATGGTTTTGGAATGGTTGATTTAAGTAGTGTGGGTGAGTACGGTAATggtatattatctttttttttgttagttcatccttgtttgtttgtgtttgtacaATGATCATATAATTTGTATTGTTATGCAGAAATAGATGTTGTTATAAATGATGCTAGAAATGTATAGAGCAACGAGACATGTAGGAGGTCGTTTGGGTTTTGAATGTATTTGGAAAGCATTAATtcaaattgtattttcaaacaacgttttgagtttgaatttgaataaattgtttCCCCAATTGGTTTACCTTTACTTATGTTGAgtgaataatgttattttaagttCATTGTTTAATGACAGTATtagaaaattgttgtttttataaattacaagTGACATTCTAAAAGAGATGTTACAAAAACTTTGAGTTCTTAAACATCGGTTGGTTTCTCAAATAAGAAAGaagttaaatttgttttctatttttcaaatatgtatTACTTAAGCATTCACATTATGcttaatatatacatatcacAAATATTTTTCCACTCAATCTATTAGAGTTGACTTAATCAACACTCCcttatttgtttttgtaatttttatttaaaatttattctccaTGATTGGTTTTACTAAGTTGAATAATTTGTCTCAATACTTATATGTGTGATATAACTTTATTTAGGAATGTGGTTCGATAAGCATAAAATTCATTGGTGAGTATTTTATTCTATGGATTATggattaaatttaaacatgtaattaatatagttaaagTGTTATTATTGTGATACATTTTGCATATTTTTGCAGGTAGTAAACACTATGGAAAAACATGCATTTAGCTTAGTTTATGCTAATAAGAAAAAGTCAAtactaaataattattaacGTCAAATTTGCGTCACATTTGTATGTGACTCTAAAATCGTGGATGTTAATGTTTTAACGTTGGTTTTTGAAGGCTAACTCTAAGTAGTGATAACTTAGCCAACACTAATTTatcactaatttttaaattaattttttaattaagtagtTTAGTATCGATTTGGCCACCGctaatgcatttttatttttattattattttaatttacatcgGTTTGACTAATTCCAATAAAGTAAAAAGACATTTTATAGTACATCCAcgttcaaataatttaaacgaaaaaaaataatggataaAGGAAATGAGTCTAGATGGGAAGATAAATGTGAATGAATGAGATGAatgtaagtatatatatatatatatatatataatattcatacaTGGATTGGTTGTATcatatagagaagaaaaagtgtaataagaaattataatactattttatcagagttaagaaaatttaatatatttattgattaattcaaaacaatcttaacaaacaaagaaaaggaacgTATATAATTGTACacggaaaatgatattttaacactgtTTTTCgataccattttgacactgcacacgtgtcaaaatgtggttggacgatttcaaattaaaaaaacaaactttggttttttcttccaaatatacccctgtcttaacttttttaatttgaaatcgtccaaccacattttgacacgtgtgcagtgtcaaaattgtgtcaaaaaatggtgttaaaatatcattttcctaattgTACAGACGCTTAAtgtagtaaaaatatattatcgaatgtatgtttaataaatgttaaatacaACATATGATGAATTCTATGCAATTAATATTGCACGCACATcagtatttaatatatatgcatttaaaacacacaataatattgattatatttataaaatataacatataattaatatttaaaattatgcaaTTAATATTACACACGTTATTAATAAATTTCGTCAGTTATGTTTAAATctggtaatttttttaaagaattttaattttatttaattattgtattcgaattgtaagaaaatattaattatgcttttaatatttttatttaactttatttataaagttgaagacgattaatattttagattagtttattatttaaaaaagatttttcTTATCGATCCAATATGAAGCCATTTTTCTGTCATGGAGGCTCTGCATGATCGAATGATGAACGTGGTTTACGTTGCAGTTTCTGTGAGGATGCTCAACAACTGGTAATGGCTTCAAGAATTCATTCATCTTTCTTCTACATTCATTATATATGCTTGCGTTCATGCTAACGTATTAGCCAGCTGAATCTTCTGCTGTGCTGCATATTATCTGCCTATTTTGGTTCATGCCAACTCAGAAATAGTATTCAGTTTTTTAAGTTGAATGATCAAATGTTAGAAACTAGAtctcatattttgtaaaattgagtttaaCTTTCACTTCATAATATTAATATCagaatcattttaaatttattatttttgagtaAATCTATAATGTATAAATGTgcaatcttattttataattcaattttgtagagtagattttgatttaaaatttagatatttctttttctagaaATGAAATGTTGCATATCAAACATGTTTTTCAGCTtgcttaaaatatattattgtgacTGGAATGTGATTTATTGAGTTCATCCATGCAAATCTTGTATAGTAGGGAAGACTTTGTATGGTGATATACTTTACCTAATTATCAGTTTTTTTAGACTCCTTTTATGGTTGACTTGAAGTCATTATCTCACACTGACAGCAcatacaaaaatttgaaaaaagaaaattgtcataaacttttctaatcatatccaaataaaaaatattacattaaacaCTTTGATTgcaatatttcattttaacatACCTTAAAACTATTTAGCAACGATCGATGACCTCTTAAACTCATTAAGCTATTTGActtcatattttttgttaaattttttgtgtgtctgtgtttttcttttgggtctttaaaatatattaatatttgtgtattaaaaatatttttaatatattctaagTCATCAAATTATTACCTACACCATTGACATATTTTTAAGACTTATAAATATGAAACTTTATGATATGTTTAAGCATGTTCATGTTTCCAAAAATGGAACATTCCTTTATGATATTTATGGTTGGTATTGTAAATCAAGTTTATTTTTAAGAGcccatttgatttaaaaaatgtagCTTTATAGCGTGAGGTGTGAAAAAAAtgcattaattaaaatttacgataaaaatacttttgagataaaagaattgaaacatattttcttaaaacctcaggaaattaagatatattatatgCTTTAAGCCATATGATCTATATAATGAGAGAGATAATTATGGCAATGCAATCTGTATTATTGCAATGCAAACGTGGTTTAATCTGGTATGACATTTTATGAGGAGAATAAGGTGGTGAAAGTGGCACGTGTGAGTGAGGAATAGTGAATGTTTTATTGTGTCAGAAGTGAGAGTTGAGAGTGTCAGAAGGCAAAGAAATGAGTAGCAAAACACGACCACACTAATCGGAGCAGATGAATTGATGAGTGACGGGAAAGCATGTCCTTTCCCTTTGGGCTTGAGAAATCTCTTTTGATCATTCAATCACTCTTTCTCCCTTACAACCAACCATCATGGACTTCATCTTCAGGGCTGCCACTATTCATCCCTCCAACCACTTCCCCTCTCTCCAAGCTTCTCGCCTTCACTCAGGTACTTCTCTTCACACCCATTTTCACTTTCTGCTCTTCACTACtgcatttctctctctctttttgctCTACATGCTTTTTTTCCTCTTGGTGTGAAAATTAAGTCTTAAAGGTACGTCTTTTCCCTGCTGGGTGCAAGtcagggaaaaaaaaaaagaaattgggtTGCTTTCGAATTGGATTGAACTTTCAGTGAACTGAACTAAACCCCATGTCCGCTAGTCAGAGAAGTTTAATTTCAAAGTTCCGGTTTTTCTGTTATCGTTTCCCTCAGATGACCTCCATTTTGAAGCATGCAGTTTTGCTCTTAAAGGGTTGGCATTTGTCAAAACagttacttttgaaaaatataaatattgttctGAATGTTCGTTTCTGCCATTGAATGTTTTGCAAGTGGACATCATTTACAATTAACCGTTTCGATTGGTGTCTGTGCAATTCACGGCTTATGTAAGGGACGGCCAGGATATGTATttggatttataatttaatcacTCAGTAATGATTTCCAGGTTCTCTGTTTATGGGAACTTGGGCTTAATTAAGACAATAAATCAAACTACTCTCTGGCAGGTTCTGCCAAGCTTTTCCATATATGCTGCTCTTATCATACGAGAGTGCGAGATAATTGGGTATATAATAATTTCTCCGAAGCCTTAAAAgcagaaataagaaaaaaaaaaaaaagggtgagAGGGTGAATTGAATTGGAGTAATGACGAAGGAGTGTGATTCCTCAGAGGAAGAACAGCCTCAAGCTGCTGCTTTGAGGAGGAATCTAGAAAAGTTTAAGTTTGAAATCAACAGCGTCAATGAGGGAATTCAGTCGTCTATACTGGCTCGGAGAACTAATGGAACTTGGGGGCCTTCACGATATTTAATTCGGGGGGAGCAGAATGTTTCTGATTCTGATGAAGGTGAAATTGAAAAGGTTCCAATTTGAATTGTGCTTATGTGAACTATTTTCTCCCTTGTTAGGGGCGTCACACATGTATGATCTATCAGTTTTTCAATTCTTGAATGCTTTCACATTTGGTTcttttcttgatattctttgtCCTATGGCTTCACTTTTATCCCGAGTTTTGGATGTGCCCTGCAAATTGCTAGTATGTTTAGATGGACGAGAATGGGGCAATAGCATTCTCCTTGTTACTGAGATTTTTAGAATGAGGGAATTACCCTCCAAGCCctccttttcttattttttacaaaagaaattacTCGAATTTAGAGAAACTTAGATGATTTTAAACATCCAAGAATGACAAAAAAAGGGTTAATTTCTTCACCTCCTATTCTCTTTCCTCAATCTTCCCCTCCTTGAACCTAAACATACCATGAAGAGCATAAGGGAACCTTAGCACTGTTCATTTTCCTTCTTGTTAGTGTTTTATAATCTTGTAAGTTGTACATTTGTAGCTGTAGGTAACATACAATACATTTATATTTCCTattgatgttttcttttgatACATTTTATGGCATTAAAAACGGATCCTTTGTGCGAAAAATAGTTTACTGATGAGGTTTCCATTTGAACTATACAGATAAATATTCAATGCTAAATTATAcagatgaggatgatgatgcaAAATCACTTTTTCAATGTCCTTTCTGTGACTTcgagtttgatttttcttcagTCCGTGCTCGTTTGGAAGAGGAGGGTTTTGACCCAAGATATATGGTATGACGGttctgaattttgaaatttaatgtttGGCAGAAGTTATTGCTAACATCATAACATGTACACTTCTATTCGACTCTGTTTCCTTTTCCTGCTTTCCTTGATTAATTGTGAGACTGTCCATTGACTTTATTATAGTTTGTAAACCGTAATTCATAGCTTAAGTTCAATTGTATATGACACACTGAACACAAATTCTGCCTATATACTTGATATGGTGCACTTTTctgatatgaaaaagaaaagggtaagGATAAAATTAACTAGCAGCCATTTTAGTTAAAAGCTAAGAAAGAATATTTAATGTTTCTGAACATTTCACTTAGGTAATTAAgatgtaatttaaatttgaaaactgaCTGACTGTCTTAATTTTCCTATATCAGACCTGTCCTCTGTGTGAGGAAATTTTAGGGGAGGATGCAGTCAGAGTTGCACAGAATTCAAGCAAGGTAAATATTGCCCAACTCAATCATGGAATCTGTGTTCTAAATGTTACCTAGCTCACTCTTGGTTTTAAGAGAACTTGATTCTTGCCCAAGTCAATTGAATATGTCAATAAATGATCTATACTTTCTATAGAGATCTTGGAAGTCTGACAAATCTAGCATCTCATCGAGTGATACGGTAGTGTTTGACAAGAAACTTCCTGCCAGAGGAAGACATGAACTGGTGCCTGATCCCCTTCTGACACCATTTGTTCGCAATGTGTCTGTTCCAAACACCAGTGGTATCCAACCTAGTGAAGTTTTCTCCAGCAGTGGCTCAGACATTTCCAGTGGAAAGGGGTATGATCCTGACATTTCCAGTGGAAAGGGGTATGATCCTTCTTTCTCTAGTATTTTTGTATTGGAAGTATGCTTATATAGTTAAAAAGAGCATGAGAAACTGATAATTCTAAGTCCAAAGCATTAAAAGAATGGCCAAAGatcaacttttttttcctttatagaCACTGCTAATCTCCTGTTCTTGGAAATGTTATAAATGTACAACTATAACTAATTTAGCAGCTTCAGTGGTATCTGCTATATTCATAAGTGCAGTAGTCTATCTCAGTTTATCACTATTGTAACTAATTCATTGTTCTATACATAAAAATAGTGATAATAATTCTTCTATGACATGGGTAATTGTTTATCCAATTTGACACATTATATATAGTGTACACGTAGCaatacatttcaaaattgtCTGTGCGCTGTGGATTTACAACACATATCACTCAGAGTGTATTTATTAGTTGGTTAACAGCAGTCTATATTCTATTCATAATGTGACATTACATATATGTAACACG
This DNA window, taken from Vigna radiata var. radiata cultivar VC1973A chromosome 5, Vradiata_ver6, whole genome shotgun sequence, encodes the following:
- the LOC106761550 gene encoding protein DEHYDRATION-INDUCED 19 encodes the protein MDFIFRAATIHPSNHFPSLQASRLHSDKYSMLNYTDEDDDAKSLFQCPFCDFEFDFSSVRARLEEEGFDPRYMTCPLCEEILGEDAVRVAQNSSKRSWKSDKSSISSSDTVVFDKKLPARGRHELVPDPLLTPFVRNVSVPNTSGIQPSEVFSSSGSDISSGKGYDPDISSGKGSETDSGDEEDIEERRQKASFVQELMLSTLF